A single window of Cellulomonas sp. NTE-D12 DNA harbors:
- a CDS encoding DUF881 domain-containing protein: MPESVRDASMTLLTEVQRRPLDPGYAEAARRRALTGAPHRGGRTAVWLVVVGLFLGLGVTTATLSLRQPQAGAVAARRLLEQQVRQHRADAESLAAQNADLSAQIAALQNQALRSDDPALLAQLQRWAVSAALVPVSGPGLRVVLTDAPSDGTTKDNPDLRVQDVDLQVLVNGLWAAGAEAIAVNGQRLTATTAIRTAGSAVLVDLVPLVNPYTVEAIGSAADLQTSLARSSAGQHLATLRATYGIGVTMTSQRRLQLPGAGPTTLQEASTPSMTASASPSPTPTPTPSPTPSPRTASTPTATPSRSVRAAAGEVVTQSSVVAPGTGGEDR; the protein is encoded by the coding sequence GTGCCCGAGAGCGTGCGCGACGCCTCGATGACGCTGCTGACGGAGGTGCAGCGGCGACCGCTGGACCCCGGGTACGCCGAGGCGGCTCGTCGCAGAGCACTGACAGGGGCCCCGCACCGCGGCGGTCGGACGGCCGTCTGGCTGGTCGTGGTCGGGCTGTTCCTCGGTCTCGGCGTCACCACCGCCACCCTGTCTCTGCGGCAGCCGCAGGCCGGTGCGGTGGCCGCCCGCCGGTTGCTGGAGCAGCAGGTCCGCCAGCACCGCGCGGACGCCGAGTCGCTCGCGGCTCAGAACGCCGATCTCAGCGCCCAGATCGCCGCGCTGCAGAACCAGGCGCTGCGCTCCGACGACCCGGCGCTCCTGGCCCAGCTGCAGCGATGGGCGGTGTCCGCAGCGCTCGTGCCGGTCTCCGGGCCGGGGTTGCGCGTGGTGCTGACGGACGCGCCGTCCGACGGCACCACGAAGGACAACCCCGACCTGCGGGTGCAGGACGTGGACCTGCAGGTGCTGGTCAACGGACTGTGGGCGGCCGGTGCGGAGGCGATCGCGGTCAACGGCCAGCGCCTGACCGCCACCACTGCGATCCGCACGGCCGGCAGCGCGGTGCTGGTCGACCTCGTGCCGTTGGTGAACCCGTACACCGTCGAGGCGATCGGGTCCGCGGCCGACCTGCAGACGTCCCTGGCACGGTCCAGCGCCGGTCAGCACCTGGCGACGCTGCGCGCCACCTACGGGATCGGGGTCACCATGACGTCACAACGGCGGCTGCAGCTGCCGGGTGCGGGCCCCACGACCCTGCAGGAGGCGTCGACGCCCTCGATGACGGCGTCCGCGTCGCCGAGCCCCACGCCCACGCCCACACCGTCGCCGACGCCGAGCCCACGCACGGCCTCCACGCCGACGGCGACGCCGTCCCGGTCGGTTCGTGCAGCGGCGGGTGAGGTTGTGACACAGTCGTCCGTCGTCGCGCCGGGAACGGGAGGGGAGGACCGGTGA
- a CDS encoding FHA domain-containing protein yields the protein MQHDEPVGGAVPAGAPRSQGPETTISFTGVSATEVEQAAPIGLTPDETAAVQALPPTSALLVMQRGPSAGARFLLDAERTTAGRSTQADIFLDDVTVSRKHAEFVREGQQFWVRDIGSLNGTYVNRTRIDQVALRSGDEVQIGKFRMTFHPSPHREGARG from the coding sequence ATGCAGCACGACGAGCCCGTCGGCGGCGCCGTCCCGGCTGGCGCACCACGGTCGCAGGGCCCGGAGACGACGATCAGCTTCACCGGGGTCTCGGCCACCGAGGTGGAGCAGGCCGCACCGATCGGGCTCACCCCGGACGAGACGGCGGCCGTGCAGGCCCTTCCGCCCACGTCGGCGCTGCTGGTGATGCAGCGCGGTCCGAGCGCGGGCGCCCGGTTCCTGCTCGACGCCGAGCGGACCACGGCCGGCCGCAGCACGCAGGCCGACATCTTCCTGGACGACGTGACCGTGTCCCGCAAGCATGCGGAGTTCGTCCGCGAGGGTCAGCAGTTCTGGGTACGGGACATCGGCTCGCTCAACGGGACCTACGTCAACCGCACGCGCATCGACCAGGTGGCGCTGCGCTCGGGCGACGAGGTGCAGATCGGCAAGTTCCGGATGACGTTCCACCCGAGCCCGCACCGCGAGGGTGCACGCGGGTGA
- a CDS encoding DUF881 domain-containing protein, which yields MTEQQRSHEGDEPGGLSEEPLGVGAPAQEGTGEGSPTTDAAALEEQSGREDEPLDEHGADEGDDGERVDEDRVDEDRVDEDQVDEDQVVESRAHEDRVDDEPVVTDTVPAAAPTPDLPPDAEDDAGAALRESHAWQLSAEAVASLPPEAPPTFEPEPTSDDAARAGSEVDDGAAGATPEPSGAPAPSRPMGWAALGSALRPRATRAQVLAGVLCAVLGFAIVVQLRQNGDSALSQLRQDDLVRLLDEASTRSDQLSREAADLQRERDQLVSGSNNRQAAIDAARRSAATQGILAGRLPAVGPGVRITVTDNGGSVRPITMLNMLEELRNAGAEAVQLNDQRVTASSAFTGSTGAVQLDGTTLTAPYVWLVIGDPDTIATALDIPGGAMAYVRNDGGSGSVDKLTEVHVDALRPAAEPRYATPAAVPGS from the coding sequence GTGACCGAGCAGCAGCGGTCGCACGAGGGCGACGAGCCGGGGGGTCTCTCCGAGGAACCGCTCGGCGTGGGCGCGCCGGCGCAGGAGGGCACGGGCGAGGGCTCGCCCACGACCGACGCAGCGGCCCTCGAGGAGCAGTCCGGCCGGGAAGACGAGCCGCTCGACGAGCACGGCGCCGACGAGGGCGACGACGGGGAGCGGGTCGACGAGGACCGGGTCGACGAGGACCGGGTCGACGAGGACCAGGTCGACGAGGACCAGGTCGTCGAGAGCCGGGCCCACGAGGATCGGGTCGACGACGAACCCGTCGTGACGGACACCGTGCCTGCCGCCGCCCCGACGCCCGACCTGCCGCCGGACGCCGAGGACGACGCAGGCGCCGCGCTCCGGGAGTCGCACGCCTGGCAGCTCTCTGCCGAGGCGGTCGCCTCTCTGCCGCCCGAGGCGCCGCCGACCTTCGAGCCGGAGCCGACCTCGGACGACGCGGCACGCGCCGGCAGCGAGGTCGACGACGGAGCCGCGGGTGCGACCCCCGAGCCGTCGGGCGCGCCCGCGCCGAGCAGGCCCATGGGCTGGGCCGCCCTCGGCAGCGCCCTGCGCCCGCGCGCAACCCGTGCGCAGGTGCTGGCCGGCGTGCTCTGCGCCGTCCTCGGCTTCGCGATCGTCGTGCAGCTGCGGCAGAACGGGGACTCGGCGCTGTCCCAGCTGCGCCAGGACGACCTCGTGCGGCTGCTGGACGAGGCGAGCACCCGTTCCGACCAGCTGAGCCGCGAGGCCGCCGACCTGCAGCGCGAGCGTGACCAGCTGGTCAGCGGCTCGAACAACCGGCAGGCCGCCATCGACGCCGCCCGCCGCAGCGCGGCGACGCAGGGCATCCTCGCCGGCCGGCTGCCGGCCGTGGGGCCGGGCGTGCGGATCACCGTCACGGACAACGGTGGGTCGGTACGCCCGATCACGATGCTGAACATGCTGGAGGAGCTGCGGAACGCCGGTGCCGAGGCGGTGCAGCTCAACGACCAGCGGGTCACCGCGAGCAGCGCGTTCACGGGGTCGACCGGTGCCGTGCAGCTCGACGGCACCACGCTGACCGCGCCGTACGTGTGGCTCGTCATCGGCGACCCCGACACGATCGCCACCGCGTTGGACATCCCTGGGGGCGCGATGGCCTACGTCCGCAACGACGGCGGGTCGGGCTCCGTCGACAAGCTGACGGAGGTCCACGTCGACGCCCTGCGTCCGGCTGCCGAGCCGCGCTACGCCACGCCGGCGGCCGTCCCGGGCTCCTAG
- a CDS encoding small basic family protein: protein MIAVIGLAIGVVIGLLVHPTVPAELQPYLPIAVVAALDALFGGLRALLDGIFDDRVFLTSFLSNVLVAAFIVFLGDQLGVGTQLSTAVVVVLGIRIFSNVAAIRRHLFKA, encoded by the coding sequence GTGATCGCCGTCATCGGGCTGGCCATCGGGGTGGTCATCGGGCTGCTGGTGCACCCGACCGTCCCGGCCGAGCTGCAGCCCTACCTGCCGATCGCGGTGGTCGCCGCCCTCGACGCCCTGTTCGGCGGTCTGCGCGCGCTGCTCGACGGCATCTTCGACGACCGGGTGTTCCTCACGTCGTTCCTGTCGAACGTGCTGGTCGCGGCCTTCATCGTGTTCCTCGGCGACCAGCTCGGCGTCGGCACGCAGCTGTCCACCGCCGTGGTCGTCGTGCTCGGCATCCGGATCTTCTCCAACGTCGCGGCCATCCGGCGGCACCTGTTCAAGGCATGA
- a CDS encoding bifunctional nuclease family protein yields the protein MGEGGGLVQVEVVGVRTHLADDEIVVLLLDPDSSLLVPILIGPAEASAIAAAQAGIVPPRPMTHDLLRDALVAAGSTVRHVEITELLDGVFHAALVLGAGERVDSRASDAIAVALRFGCPVLCSAEVVAAAGVEVRTSTAEHDIEEFRDFLEHVSAEDFATGEEPDEGGGSAS from the coding sequence GTGGGTGAGGGCGGCGGTCTGGTGCAGGTCGAGGTCGTCGGCGTCAGGACGCATCTGGCGGACGACGAGATCGTCGTGCTGCTGCTCGACCCGGACTCGTCGTTGCTCGTCCCCATCCTGATCGGTCCGGCGGAGGCCAGCGCGATCGCCGCCGCCCAGGCCGGCATCGTCCCGCCACGTCCCATGACGCACGACCTGCTCCGTGACGCGCTCGTCGCGGCGGGTAGCACCGTGCGCCACGTGGAGATCACCGAGCTGCTCGACGGCGTGTTCCACGCCGCGCTGGTGCTGGGGGCGGGGGAGCGGGTCGACTCCCGGGCGTCGGACGCCATCGCCGTCGCGCTGCGGTTCGGCTGCCCGGTGCTGTGCTCGGCGGAGGTCGTCGCGGCGGCCGGCGTGGAGGTGCGCACCAGCACCGCGGAGCACGACATCGAGGAGTTCCGCGACTTCCTCGAGCACGTGTCGGCGGAGGACTTCGCCACGGGGGAGGAGCCGGACGAGGGCGGCGGGTCCGCGAGCTGA
- a CDS encoding MerR family transcriptional regulator yields MTTNETAPTSGSVPPGAQGLLFDDDLPDLDVSIGYRGPTACKAAGITYRQLDYWARTGLVEPSVRPATGSGTQRLYSFRDILVLKVVKRLLDTGVSLQQIRTAVGHLRERGVEDLAQITLMSDGASVYECTSADEVIDLVQGGQGVFGIAVGRVWREVEGTLAELPTERAEDEAAPELSGDDELAQRRRARNAG; encoded by the coding sequence GTGACCACGAACGAGACGGCCCCCACCAGCGGGTCGGTCCCTCCCGGAGCCCAGGGCCTCCTCTTCGACGACGACCTGCCGGATCTCGACGTCTCGATCGGCTACCGCGGTCCGACGGCCTGCAAGGCGGCCGGCATCACCTACCGTCAGCTGGACTACTGGGCCCGCACCGGCCTGGTGGAGCCGTCGGTGCGCCCGGCCACCGGGTCCGGCACGCAGCGGCTGTACAGCTTCCGCGACATCCTCGTGCTCAAGGTCGTCAAGCGGCTGCTCGACACCGGCGTCTCGCTGCAGCAGATCCGCACTGCGGTGGGCCACCTGCGCGAGCGAGGCGTGGAGGACCTGGCGCAGATCACGCTGATGTCGGACGGCGCGTCGGTGTACGAGTGCACCTCGGCGGACGAGGTGATCGACCTGGTGCAGGGCGGCCAGGGCGTGTTCGGCATCGCCGTCGGGCGCGTCTGGCGCGAGGTGGAGGGCACGCTCGCCGAGCTGCCCACCGAGCGCGCCGAGGACGAGGCGGCTCCGGAGCTCTCGGGCGACGACGAGCTTGCGCAGCGTCGTCGGGCTCGCAACGCCGGCTGA
- a CDS encoding DEAD/DEAH box helicase: MPASGSEPAEAPATPVPAVATSTFDDLDLPAPLRRAVADLGFATPSAVQAATIPALLAGRDLVGVAQTGTGKTAAFGLPLLAAIDPELRAVQAVVLTPTRELALQVAEAIESFAQHLPGVGVVAVYGGAPYLPQQRALARGAQVVVGTPGRVLDHLERRTLVLDELRFLVLDEADEMLRMGFAEDVDRVLSSAPERRQMALFSATMPPAIRRVAEQHLVDPAQVTVSRQSSTVTTVRQTYAVVPFRHKTGALARVLAVSDADASIVFVRTREAAEQVGSALVERGVSAAYISGDVAQGDREKIVDRLRSGALDVLVATDVAARGLDVDRIGLVVNFDVPREPEAYVHRIGRTGRAGRAGEALTFVTPAEQGKLRQIERTTRVQLEQIQIPTPAQVSAHRVTSLLARADERAALGRLEAYQEAIAAHVAERPGTDLVQLLAVVAALAVGDEGPAPRPELGDDLDDALSRARLTDAPERHGSQHTSDGGRRRTDTRRADGSTRYRVAVGHRDGVQPNALVGALTNEGGLTGKDLGKIDIFGSFSLVDIPAGLTPEVVERLSRTRVAGRPLRIRLDSGPRDSGPRAPHGPSRPAGHVHAARH, from the coding sequence ATGCCCGCCTCCGGGTCCGAGCCCGCCGAGGCGCCGGCCACCCCGGTGCCGGCTGTCGCGACGTCGACGTTCGACGACCTCGACCTCCCCGCGCCGCTGCGCCGCGCGGTCGCGGACCTGGGCTTCGCCACCCCGTCGGCCGTCCAGGCCGCGACGATCCCCGCCCTGCTGGCCGGCCGCGACCTGGTCGGCGTCGCCCAGACGGGCACCGGCAAGACGGCGGCCTTCGGGCTCCCCCTGCTCGCCGCGATCGACCCGGAGCTGCGGGCCGTCCAGGCCGTCGTGCTGACCCCGACCCGCGAGCTCGCGCTGCAGGTGGCCGAGGCGATCGAGTCGTTCGCCCAGCACCTGCCGGGCGTCGGCGTGGTGGCCGTGTACGGCGGTGCTCCGTACCTGCCGCAGCAGCGCGCGCTCGCGCGCGGCGCCCAGGTGGTGGTCGGCACGCCCGGTCGCGTCCTGGACCACCTGGAGCGGCGGACGCTGGTGCTGGACGAGCTGCGCTTCCTGGTGCTCGACGAGGCCGACGAGATGCTGCGTATGGGCTTCGCCGAGGACGTCGACCGCGTGCTCAGCTCCGCGCCGGAGCGCCGTCAGATGGCTCTGTTCTCCGCCACGATGCCACCGGCGATCCGTCGGGTCGCCGAGCAGCACCTGGTCGACCCGGCGCAGGTCACCGTGTCCCGCCAGTCGTCGACCGTCACGACGGTCCGCCAGACGTACGCCGTGGTGCCGTTCCGGCACAAGACGGGTGCGCTGGCCCGGGTGCTCGCGGTGTCCGACGCGGACGCGAGCATCGTCTTCGTCCGCACGCGTGAGGCCGCCGAGCAGGTGGGCTCGGCGCTGGTGGAGCGCGGCGTCTCCGCCGCGTACATCTCCGGCGACGTGGCGCAGGGCGATCGGGAGAAGATCGTCGACCGGCTGCGCTCGGGGGCACTCGACGTGCTGGTGGCCACCGACGTCGCCGCCCGTGGGCTCGACGTGGACCGCATCGGCCTCGTGGTGAACTTCGACGTGCCCCGCGAGCCGGAGGCCTATGTGCACCGCATCGGGCGGACCGGACGGGCCGGCCGCGCAGGCGAGGCGCTCACCTTCGTCACACCCGCCGAGCAGGGCAAGCTGCGCCAGATCGAGCGCACCACCCGCGTGCAGCTCGAGCAGATCCAGATCCCGACGCCGGCGCAGGTGTCCGCCCACCGGGTGACCAGCCTGCTGGCTCGCGCCGACGAGCGGGCGGCGCTCGGCCGGCTCGAGGCGTACCAGGAGGCCATCGCGGCCCATGTCGCCGAGCGGCCGGGCACCGACCTGGTGCAGCTGCTCGCCGTGGTCGCCGCGCTCGCGGTCGGCGACGAGGGGCCGGCGCCTCGCCCCGAGCTCGGTGACGACCTCGACGACGCGCTCAGCCGCGCGCGGCTGACCGACGCACCCGAGCGGCACGGTTCGCAGCACACGTCCGACGGAGGTCGCCGGCGCACGGACACCCGTCGCGCGGACGGCAGCACCCGCTACCGCGTGGCCGTCGGCCACCGCGACGGCGTGCAGCCGAACGCCCTGGTCGGGGCCCTGACGAACGAGGGCGGGCTGACCGGCAAGGACCTCGGCAAGATCGACATCTTCGGGTCGTTCTCGCTCGTGGACATCCCGGCCGGCCTCACGCCCGAGGTGGTGGAGCGGCTGAGCCGGACGCGGGTGGCCGGACGGCCGCTGCGCATCCGGCTGGACAGCGGACCTCGCGACAGCGGACCGCGGGCCCCGCACGGACCGAGCCGTCCCGCCGGGCACGTGCACGCCGCCCGGCACTGA
- a CDS encoding GNAT family N-acetyltransferase gives MRIVRVDESSWREVAQVRLRALRESPETFGATLERELLFTEKHWRMRLRATPTWLALDDEDVPRGLVSMMQEPGSPEDDRHVVSLWVAPEARRRGVAWALLDAVKAAAAAEDARTVSLWVLDGNTPAGDLYVRAGFARTGERQRLPRDPELVEERYQLVLRP, from the coding sequence GTGCGGATCGTGCGGGTGGACGAGTCGTCCTGGCGTGAGGTGGCCCAGGTACGGCTCCGTGCGCTGCGCGAGTCGCCGGAGACGTTCGGTGCGACGCTCGAGCGCGAGCTGCTGTTCACCGAGAAGCACTGGCGGATGCGGCTGCGGGCGACGCCGACGTGGCTCGCCCTCGACGACGAGGACGTGCCGCGCGGGCTCGTCAGCATGATGCAGGAGCCGGGGTCGCCGGAGGACGACCGGCACGTGGTGTCGTTGTGGGTCGCACCCGAGGCACGCCGTCGCGGTGTGGCGTGGGCCCTCCTGGACGCGGTCAAGGCCGCAGCCGCCGCCGAGGACGCGCGCACGGTGTCGTTGTGGGTGCTGGACGGCAACACGCCGGCCGGCGACCTCTACGTGCGCGCGGGGTTCGCCAGGACGGGGGAGCGGCAACGCCTGCCACGGGACCCCGAGCTGGTCGAGGAGCGCTACCAGCTGGTGCTACGCCCCTGA
- a CDS encoding ParA family protein yields MLVLGVCSLKGGVGKTSVTLGLASAALDRGLSTLVVDLDPQGDSTMSLAVDRPTGDVSTVLDDPRAETVAAATGPSGWADGGLDVLVGSERTVLHDRVDDSDLDRLRYALSWVAGYDLVLVDCPPSLGGLTRTGLTACDRAIVVTEPGLFSVMAVGRAMRTIDELRRGAAPALQPLGIVVNRVRARSVEQTYRLGELQTLYGPLLLSPTVPERAALQQAQGAAQPVHAWPGAAAAEIAGVFDALLDRALRAPRPH; encoded by the coding sequence GTGCTGGTGCTCGGTGTGTGCAGCCTCAAGGGCGGCGTGGGCAAGACCTCGGTGACGCTGGGCCTGGCGTCCGCCGCGCTGGACCGAGGCCTGTCCACGCTCGTGGTCGACCTGGACCCGCAGGGAGACAGCACCATGTCGCTCGCGGTCGACCGGCCCACGGGCGACGTCTCGACCGTCCTCGACGACCCGCGCGCAGAGACCGTCGCCGCCGCGACGGGTCCATCCGGGTGGGCGGACGGGGGGCTCGACGTGCTGGTCGGCTCCGAGCGGACCGTCCTGCACGACCGCGTCGACGACTCCGACCTGGACCGGCTCCGCTACGCCCTGTCCTGGGTGGCGGGCTACGACCTGGTCCTCGTGGACTGCCCGCCGTCCCTCGGCGGGCTGACCCGCACGGGCCTGACCGCCTGCGACCGGGCGATCGTCGTCACCGAGCCGGGCCTCTTCTCCGTGATGGCCGTCGGACGGGCGATGCGGACGATCGACGAGCTGCGCCGAGGCGCCGCACCGGCCCTGCAGCCGCTCGGCATCGTGGTGAACAGGGTGCGCGCCCGCTCGGTCGAGCAGACCTACCGCCTCGGCGAGCTCCAGACCCTCTACGGGCCCCTGCTGCTCAGCCCCACGGTCCCGGAACGCGCGGCGCTGCAGCAGGCGCAGGGCGCCGCGCAGCCGGTGCACGCGTGGCCCGGCGCCGCAGCGGCCGAGATCGCGGGCGTGTTCGACGCCCTGCTGGACCGCGCGTTGCGGGCGCCGCGGCCGCACTAG
- a CDS encoding isochorismatase family protein translates to MSTLTARDRTALVVVDVRNGVMAHAHDRDRVIANVGALVERARAQGVPVVWVQHSSQELQVGTEAWQYVSELVRQDSEPLVPKTYGDSFEGTVLEAVLAEAGVGRLVVCGAQTDACVRSTIHGAFTRGYDVTLVGDAHTTEDLTAWGAPSPADVVTHTNLYWSYQSAPGRTAAVVPTAEVSFAA, encoded by the coding sequence GTGAGCACCTTGACCGCTCGGGACCGTACTGCGCTGGTGGTGGTCGACGTCCGGAACGGCGTCATGGCCCACGCTCATGACCGGGACCGGGTGATCGCCAACGTCGGGGCCCTCGTGGAGCGGGCGCGTGCCCAAGGTGTGCCGGTGGTCTGGGTGCAGCATTCGTCCCAGGAGCTCCAGGTCGGCACGGAGGCATGGCAGTACGTGTCGGAGCTGGTCCGGCAGGACTCGGAGCCGCTGGTGCCCAAGACGTACGGCGACTCGTTCGAGGGGACGGTCCTCGAGGCCGTGCTCGCCGAGGCGGGTGTCGGACGGCTGGTGGTCTGCGGCGCCCAGACCGACGCCTGCGTGCGGTCGACCATCCACGGAGCGTTCACCCGCGGGTACGACGTGACGCTGGTCGGCGACGCGCACACCACGGAGGACCTCACGGCCTGGGGTGCGCCGTCGCCGGCCGACGTCGTCACGCACACGAACCTGTACTGGAGCTACCAGAGCGCGCCGGGCCGCACCGCCGCCGTGGTGCCGACAGCCGAGGTGTCCTTCGCCGCCTGA
- a CDS encoding MBL fold metallo-hydrolase, with translation MPIRLTRWAQSCVRIEGPDGALVIDPGVYGESATVLAGAESVLLTHDHADHVDGAAVAASGLPVWGPAAALDVVAEAGADRARLHEVRAGDELTLGGLDVQVVGEWHSVIHPDLPRGTNVGYLVAGAVLHPGDAFVVPPPGAVVEVALTPVSGPWLRMADAVDWVRSVGAVRAVPIHDAWLSEAGLRSAGDWLARLTSATVVAAHPGEVVKL, from the coding sequence ATGCCGATCCGACTGACCCGCTGGGCGCAGTCCTGCGTCCGCATCGAGGGGCCCGACGGGGCCCTCGTGATCGACCCCGGCGTGTACGGGGAGTCGGCGACGGTGCTGGCAGGGGCGGAGAGCGTGCTGCTGACGCACGACCACGCCGACCACGTCGACGGGGCCGCCGTGGCGGCGTCGGGCCTGCCCGTCTGGGGGCCCGCGGCTGCGCTGGACGTCGTGGCCGAGGCTGGTGCCGACCGGGCCCGGCTCCACGAGGTGCGCGCCGGTGACGAGCTGACGCTGGGCGGTCTGGACGTCCAGGTCGTGGGGGAGTGGCACTCCGTCATCCACCCGGACCTGCCTCGAGGGACCAACGTCGGCTACCTGGTGGCCGGCGCGGTGCTGCATCCAGGGGACGCGTTCGTCGTACCGCCGCCGGGGGCGGTCGTCGAGGTCGCCCTGACGCCGGTCAGCGGTCCGTGGCTGCGGATGGCCGACGCGGTGGACTGGGTCCGGTCCGTCGGCGCCGTTCGGGCTGTGCCGATCCACGACGCGTGGCTGAGCGAGGCGGGCCTCCGCTCGGCGGGGGACTGGCTCGCGCGGCTGACCTCGGCCACCGTGGTCGCGGCGCACCCCGGTGAGGTCGTGAAGCTCTAG
- a CDS encoding CDP-alcohol phosphatidyltransferase family protein, producing the protein MSGTDDVSTRVLTVPNLISFARLLLVPVFAVLLVRRQDLWAFAVLAVSGASDWLDGVLARRLGQVSRLGQLLDPAADRLFILVTIVALAWRGVVPWWLVVALVARDVVLALMLLVLARVGEPPLPVHLAGKAGTFALLYAFPLLLLATWQGALGTVATVLGWAFALWGVGLYWFSGVLYLEQARRVLRVRTRAA; encoded by the coding sequence GTGAGCGGGACCGACGACGTGAGCACCCGCGTGCTCACGGTGCCGAACCTGATCAGCTTCGCGCGGCTGCTGCTGGTGCCGGTGTTCGCGGTGCTCCTCGTCCGCCGCCAGGACCTGTGGGCCTTCGCGGTGCTGGCGGTCTCCGGGGCGAGCGACTGGCTCGACGGGGTGCTCGCGCGGCGGCTGGGGCAGGTGAGCCGGCTCGGGCAGCTGCTCGACCCGGCCGCCGACCGGCTGTTCATCCTCGTCACCATCGTGGCCCTCGCCTGGCGCGGCGTCGTGCCGTGGTGGCTGGTCGTCGCTCTCGTCGCCCGTGACGTGGTGCTCGCGCTGATGCTGCTGGTCCTCGCCCGCGTGGGCGAGCCGCCGCTCCCGGTGCACCTGGCGGGGAAGGCCGGGACGTTCGCGCTGCTCTACGCGTTCCCGCTGCTGCTGCTGGCGACCTGGCAGGGCGCGCTGGGCACGGTGGCGACCGTCCTCGGCTGGGCCTTCGCCCTGTGGGGTGTCGGCCTGTACTGGTTCTCCGGCGTGCTGTACCTGGAGCAGGCGCGCCGGGTGCTGCGGGTCCGGACCCGGGCGGCGTGA
- a CDS encoding CoA-binding protein, whose product MPELNDPAVIHRLLTTPGRWAVVGLSTNTARAAYSVASYLQELGQEIVPVHPSAPTVHGAAGVATVLDVPPPVDVVDVFVNSSHAGPVVDHAIEVGAGAVWLQLGVVDEAAAARALAAGLDVVMDRCPAIEGRRLGLPRR is encoded by the coding sequence GTGCCCGAGCTGAACGACCCCGCGGTGATCCACCGGCTGCTCACGACACCTGGTCGCTGGGCCGTCGTCGGGCTGTCGACGAACACCGCCCGCGCCGCGTACTCCGTGGCCTCCTACCTGCAGGAGCTGGGTCAGGAGATCGTGCCGGTGCACCCCAGCGCGCCGACCGTGCACGGGGCCGCGGGGGTCGCGACGGTGCTCGACGTGCCGCCGCCCGTCGACGTCGTGGACGTGTTCGTCAACAGCTCCCACGCGGGACCGGTGGTCGACCACGCGATCGAGGTCGGCGCCGGGGCCGTCTGGTTGCAGCTCGGCGTGGTGGACGAGGCTGCGGCCGCACGGGCGCTGGCAGCCGGGCTCGACGTGGTCATGGACCGCTGCCCCGCCATCGAGGGGCGCCGGCTGGGGCTGCCGCGCCGCTGA
- a CDS encoding MerR family transcriptional regulator, whose protein sequence is MSAGARRPALVDDLADARRPEAGRPSARQAVAEPWPRGISRRASMRISDVLAALQLEFPAVTTSKLRFWEEQGLVAPVRTSAGYRQYSPADVERLRYVLRMQRDRYMPLKVIAEHLAALDAGVDDEAPSPARLASRDGETTGPASRWTVDSLAGDTGVEPAFVEDLVTAGVLRSGPLGALDLYARDVVLAAARLAEHGIDARHLRSFRTAADRQADLVEQVVAPVRGQRSAASRARAATLAAEVGELCTQMHTALVRAAVAGLEP, encoded by the coding sequence ATGAGCGCGGGCGCGCGCCGACCCGCTCTGGTGGACGACCTCGCGGACGCGCGCCGTCCCGAGGCTGGTCGACCGAGCGCTCGGCAGGCCGTCGCCGAGCCGTGGCCGCGGGGCATCTCGCGCCGCGCGAGCATGCGCATCTCGGACGTCCTCGCCGCGCTCCAGCTGGAGTTCCCGGCGGTGACCACGTCCAAGCTCCGGTTCTGGGAGGAGCAGGGGCTGGTGGCGCCGGTGCGGACCTCCGCGGGCTACCGCCAGTACTCACCGGCGGACGTCGAGCGGCTGCGCTACGTGCTGCGGATGCAGCGCGACCGCTACATGCCGCTGAAGGTGATCGCCGAGCACCTCGCCGCGCTGGACGCCGGGGTCGACGACGAGGCGCCGTCACCCGCGCGGCTCGCCTCGCGTGACGGCGAGACGACGGGGCCGGCATCGCGCTGGACAGTCGACTCCCTGGCCGGTGACACCGGCGTCGAGCCCGCCTTCGTCGAGGACCTGGTCACTGCGGGCGTGCTCCGCTCCGGTCCGCTCGGCGCCCTCGACCTGTACGCGCGGGACGTCGTCCTGGCGGCCGCCCGGCTGGCCGAGCACGGGATCGACGCGCGCCACCTGCGGTCGTTCCGGACGGCGGCGGACCGCCAGGCGGACCTCGTCGAGCAGGTCGTCGCGCCCGTGCGAGGTCAGCGCAGCGCGGCCTCACGGGCGCGCGCGGCGACCCTTGCGGCGGAGGTGGGCGAGCTGTGCACCCAGATGCACACGGCACTCGTGCGGGCAGCGGTCGCCGGCCTGGAGCCGTGA